Genomic segment of Myxococcales bacterium:
CGGCTGCCAGGTTCCGTCCAGCAGGCGCGGCGCCGGTTCGGGGTCGATGCCCGCGTCCAGCAGGTCGTTCACGTAGTCGCTGATCGAGCCGATCTTGTAGCCGTCGGCCTCCTTTTCCATCAGGCCGGCCTCGTATTCCGCGACGGAACCTTCCTGGTAGTGGAAGAACCAGGGGAAGTAGGGATCGAAATCGCCGGTGGCCATCTTCTCGCCGTCGTCCAGGAAGCTCCAGTCGACGTATACCTGGTTGACGTCGTCGGACACGCCTTTGCCGCCGGCGACGACATAAGTGTCGCCCATTTGATAAAAGGGCGCGGCGTCGAAATCGCCGTGCTGCCAGGACCACAGGTTTTTCGGCCAGGCGAGGATGTCGTAGCCGGTTTCGGCCATCCGCTCGGTCATGCCCTCGCCCGCCTGCCCTTCCTGGCAGAAGACCACCGGCGAGAGCGTCAGGTCGTATTGCTCGAACACCGCCTTGGCGCGGTCGTTGCTGACCTGCCAATCCTCGTACGGATAGGCGATGAACAACTGATCGGCGTAGTGGAAGCTGACCAGTTCCACGCCGCCGGCATCGACCAGGTCGCGCAGTTGATCCAACACCTCCGGGAACCGCTCGGCCAGCACCTCGATGAAGTAGGCCTGCAATTCGATGGTGAGCGTCCAGTTCGTGTGGTGCTCGAGCAAATCCAACACCGGCACGAAGCTCTCGGTGACGATCATATCCTCCACCTCGTCCGGGCCGATTTCCCAACTGGGGATGTCGATCGGCAACGGCACGAAGCCGTACAAGCCGCCGATCACGTACTGAATGTTGAAGTGAAACATGGACAGGGAATATTTTACGGGATCGGCGACAGCCGCGCCGGCCGGCAATCCGAGCAACAGGATCGCCAGCAGCAACGTCGAGACCAGACGTTTCATGACGTTTCCACCTTCCGTATTTGAAGCTTGATTCAAAGGCGACGCTCATTATTCGGGGCGAACGCCCCGCCTGTCAAATCGGGCGTCAATGCACGTAAGGCGGCTCGTCGTCGTCGCCCCGCACCACGTAAAGGTTTCTTTTCTTGCCGCGCTGCTTTTCCAGTTTGCGGCGGTAATAAACGTTGCGCAGCCGTAAGTACATCCGATCCCAGCGCAGGAAGAGATAACCGAACAGCATGCCGCCGAGGTGGGCGAAATGCGCGATCCCGCTCTGCGACGCCGGATCGAAGGCCATGGTCAGTTCGATGACTCCCATGCCGATGACCAGCCACTTGACCTGCATGGGGATGACGAAAAACAACAGGACCGTCCGGCGCGGGAACAGGATGCCGAAGGCCATCAGAATGCCGTAAACGATGCCCGAGGCGCCGATGACCGGCACCGGCAGAAACGGCGCGAACAGCAGTTGGCACAACCCGGCGCCGACGCCGGTGATCGCCAGGTAGAGAATGAATTTCTTCCGGCCCCACAGTTGTTCCAACTCGCCGGCGAACATCCACAACGCCAACAGATTGAAACCCAGGTGGGTCAGCGAGCCGTGAAAAAAGTGGAAGGTCAGCAGTTGGTAGACGGCGCCGCGCCAGAAGTAGGGCGCATAGAGGCCGAAGATTTCCTCCAACCCGGGCGAACCGCCCCAGCCGCGCCAGAAAATCTGCAGGATGAAACCGGCGCCGCAAATGATCATGAACGCGCGGAGCACCGGCGTGATCGGTCCGCCGAAACGGAACTGCGGCTGCGGGGTTTGCGGGCCGCCGCCCGGATAGAAACTCATTCGCCCCTCCCTGGCCAAGCCGATTTCAAAATGCGCGCCAGCGCGTCGATTTGCAAGGCGGTGGCGCCGAAGCGCGCCCCCAGCGACGGTTTCACGTCCCGGCCGCAGCGAAACACGGTTTCCTGGTTGTATTCGATGCCGAGGGTCAAACCTTTTTCCTCGTAAGCGTCCGCCATGTAGCGGATCGCGTCCTGCGCCTGGTCGGCCAGTTTCAAGATATCCAGCGGCGACCGGACGAACAGCAGCGGATCGCCCTGGCGCACGAGAAAGAAGACCATTTTCAGGTAGGCCGGAATATCGACCAGCCGCAGCACGAGGCGGTAATCGCGTAAATCGCCGACCAGAAACGGCGCCTTGTTCTGCCGCAACTCGTAGTGAAACGGTTCGCCGACGGCCCGCGCCAGGAAACCGGTTCCCAGATCCATGAACCGCTCGAAATCCTCCATTTCGAACAACTCGAACAACTTTTCCTGGATCCGCGGCAAGTCCAGGCGGCCGCGTTCGAAAAAGTCGAAATCGACCGTCACCCGCCAGTTGTCGCCGTAGGCGAAGCGCAGCACCGGCTGCCCGGCGAAACCCAAGGTCAACTCGCCGTCGTGGACCGCGGCGAACCGCCCCAGATGTGCGGCCATGGCATCCGGGTCGCCGGCCAGTTCCGACTGGTGATCGGAAATCGAGAATTCCTCGCCCGGCCGCCTTGCCACCAGGGTGAACTCGGCGGCGAACAGCTTTTCGAGCAACGGCAGGGACAAACGGCGCTCGTCGTGCATGAAGCGGCAGAGCGTGGTGATCATCTTCGCGCTCATGGGCGGGCCCGGAGGATCATTCTTCGCGCAGCGCCCAACGACGCACCTTCATCATCGCGGTTTTGGGCAGCTCCTCGACGAAAACGATGCTGGTCGGGCATTTGAAATCGGCCAGGTGGCGGCGGCAATGCTCGATCAACTGGGTGCGGCTGGGTCGCTCGGGGCCCTTGGTCACCACGTAGGCGATCACTTCCTCGCCCCAGATGGGATCGGGCTTGCCGATCACCACGGCTTCCTTGACTTGCGAGTGCTGATTGAGCACTTCCTCGATTTCCCGCGGGTAGATGTTTTCGCCGCCGCGGATGATCATGTCTTTTTTCCGGCCGCGGATGAAGAAGAAGCCGTCTTCGTCGACGTAGCCGATGTCGC
This window contains:
- a CDS encoding rhomboid family intramembrane serine protease, with product MSFYPGGGPQTPQPQFRFGGPITPVLRAFMIICGAGFILQIFWRGWGGSPGLEEIFGLYAPYFWRGAVYQLLTFHFFHGSLTHLGFNLLALWMFAGELEQLWGRKKFILYLAITGVGAGLCQLLFAPFLPVPVIGASGIVYGILMAFGILFPRRTVLLFFVIPMQVKWLVIGMGVIELTMAFDPASQSGIAHFAHLGGMLFGYLFLRWDRMYLRLRNVYYRRKLEKQRGKKRNLYVVRGDDDEPPYVH